GGCAAGGGGTCTGCCGGAGAGCCGGGCGCGGCCCCTTAGCTCGCCGCGCAGCGCCTCTGACGTGCGAACCACGAAATGGTATGCGTTCCACGAGTTGGAATCTTCCGTGTCCTGTGCCTGCGCGGCGAATCGCAACGCCCGGCTTCGCGCCCGGCCGGAGGTAGGCCCCTTGCCCCCTCTCCGGAAAAACGCGCCCATTTTGCCGCCGGAACAATAGCAATAGGAGCCGCACCGTGGTCTCGGTCCGTGTGGAACCGTTCCGGAGCTTCGAGGCGAGCGTGCCGGCCGCCCTGGAGGCGGTGGGGGCGGCTGCGGCGCTGGCCCGGCAGGAGCTCGTGGTGATCAAGCCCAACCTGGTCACCGCGAGCCCGCCCCCCGTGACCCTGCCGGTCGAGGCGGCCGCGGCCCTGGTGGGGTTCGTGCGGAGGAACTGCCGGGCCCGGGTGGTCATCGCCGAGGGATGCGGAGACGCCGGGCTCTCGACCCCGGAGGTGTTCGAGGCCCTGGGGTACCGGGGCCTCGCCCGGGAGCTCGGCGTGGACCTCGTGGACCTCAACACCGCGCCCACGGTTCGGCTGGAGAACCCCTCGTTCCGGGTGTTCCCCGAGGCCTGGGTGCCCGAGCTCCTCACGCGGGCGTTCGTGATCTCGGCCGCCGTGCTCAAGCGCCACAGCCTGGCCGAGGCGACCCTGTCGCTCAAGAACATGATGGGCGCGGCCCCGCCCAGGAGGTACGGGAACCCCGGCGGCTGGAAGAAGGGGCGGTTCCACGCCCGGATGCACCGGGCCGTGTTCGAGTGGGCGAGTCACCTCACGCCCGACCTGGCCCTGGTGGACGCGAGCGTGGGCCTGGCCGAGTTCCACCTGGGCGGCCCCCCGTGCGATCCGCCGGTGGGAAAGATCGTGGCCGGCTTCGATCCCGTGGCCGTGGACGCGGCCGGCTGCCGGCTCCTGGGGCTCCACTGGAGTCGGGTGGGGTACCTTCGGCTCGCCCACGGCGTGCTCGGACGGGCGACGGAGACGGACGGATGAGGGAGCCGATCACTCGGGAACGGGCGGAAGAGATCCTGGAAACCATCCGACGGGTGCTCGAGGACCGGCCGGAGATCGTATTCGCCTACGCCCACGGGTCGTTCCTCGATTCCCCCCGGCCACGGGACCTGGATCTTGCCGTTTTCGTAAACCCGGAGCCCGAGGGACTGCCTGCCCTCTGGGAGGGTGCCCTAGAGGTGGATCTGGAGGAGGCCATCGGACGAGCGCTTCCCGTGGACGTCCGGATCCTCAACCGCGCGCCGACCATCTTTCGGTTCCGTTGCCTGCAAGGGCGGCTCCTCCTGGACCGGGATCCGGATCTCCGCGCCGCGGTGACGGCCGACGCCGCTTGCCGGTACAACGACCTGGCCCCGTTTCTCGCCCACTACGCGAAAGAGGCCTACGGCCATGACGATTGATCCCCAGAAGGTCCGGGCGCGCCTGGACGACATTCACGCATCCGTGCGCAGGCTCCGCGAGCTGTTGGAACGAGGGCGCTCGGCCTTCGAGACCGACCCCGATGTGCAAGACATCGCGCGGGCTCGCCTTCTCGTGGCGCTGGAGGCAGCCATCGGGCTTTGCTTCCATGTGAGCGCGAAGCACCTCGGCCGCGTGCCCGAAGAATACGGTCAGTGCTTTCGCATCCTCGCGGCCGAGGGGTTCCTGCCCCCCGACCTGGCAGCACGCCTGGCCGCCATGGCCCGGTTCCGGAACCGCCTGGTCCACTTGTACTGGGAGGTGGACTTCGGACAGGTCTTCGAGTTCCTTCCGGCGGGCTTGGAGGACCTGGAAGCGTTTGCCGAGCGTGTGGGAGGGTTGCTCTAACCGCCTCGCGTCCGTTCGGGATCCTGATTCCAGTCCTCGGCATTCGCTGCGGCCCTGTGGTATGTTAGCGGCTTTCCTTTTGCCGGGGTGATCGATGGCCGCAAAATCCCAGGACCCTTGGGTGGAAGCGTTCCTGACCCACCTCCGGTACGAACGAAACGCCTCGGACCACACGGTGCGCAGCTACGCCGGGGATCTCCGGCGGTTCGCCGAGTGGGCCCGGGCTCGGATCGAAGGTCGGGGGCCGCACCTGTGGCAGGCCGTGGAGCCGGGGGACATCCGAGCCTACCTGGCGTCGCTCCACGGCCGCAGGGCCCGCACCACCATCGGCCGGGCCCTGTCGTCGCTCCGGGCGTTCTACCGATTCCTGGTGCGCGAGGGGCACCTGGACGCGAACCCGGCCGCCTCGGTGGCCGCGCCCAAGCAGCCCCGGCGGCTGCCGGGGGTGCTGTCGGTGGACGAGGCGTTCGCCCTGGTGGACGCGGTCTCCGGCGAGGGAGTCCTGGCCCTGCGCGACCGGGCGATCCTGGAGACGCTCTACGGCACGGGCGTGCGGGTGTCGGAGCTGGTGGGGCTGGACGGCCGGGACCTGCGCCTCGCCGCGGGGCTCGCCCGGATCCGGGGCAAGGGCCGGGTGGAGCGGGAGGTGCCCCTGACCGAGCCGTGCGTCCGGGCGCTGGAGGCGTACCTGGAGGCGCGGGCCCGGGCCGGTCGGCCCCTGGAGCCGGCCGGGCCCGTGTTCCTGAACGCCCGGGGAGGCCGCCTGACCGACCGGAGCGTCCGGCGGATCATCGATAAGTGGATCGAGCGGGCGGCCCTGGCCCGGCGGGTGCACCCGCACCTGCTGCGTCACAGCTTCGCCACCCACCTGCTGGCGGGTGGGGCGGACCTGCGGGCCATCCAGGAGCTGCTGGGCCACCGCAGCCTGTCCACGACCCAGAAGTACACCCACGTGGGCATCGAGCGGCTGATGCGGATCTACGACGATGCCCATCCCCGGGCGCGCGGGGCGGGAACCAGGCGAAAGACGACAACGGACAACCAAACCTGACGTCCGGACGTCCCCACGTCCGCACGTCCGAACGGAAGACCCAGATGACCGAGACGATCCGAGGCACCACCATCGTGTGCGTGCGCCGCGACGGCCGGGTGGCCATGGCCGGCGACGGCCAGGTCACCTTCGGCTCCACGGTGCTCAAGCGCACCGCCCGCAAGGTGCGAAAGCTCCGGGAGGGGAAGATCCTGGCGGGGTTCGCCGGCGCCACGGCCGACGCGTTCACCCTGCTGGAGCGGTTCGAGGGCAAGCTCGACGCCCACGGCGGCAGCCTGCACCGGGCCGCCGTGGAGCTGGCCAAGGACTGGCGCACCGACAAGTACCTGCGCCGCCTGGAGGCCATGCTGCTGGTGGCCGACCGGGAGGCGACCCTGCTCCTCTCGGGCACCGGCGACGTGGTGGAGCCGGAGGAGGGGGTGGTGGCCATCGGGTCGGGCGGGCCGTTCGCCCTGGCCGCGGGCCTGGCGCTGTACGAGCACACGACCCTGGGCGCGGCCGAGATCGCCCGCGAGGCGCTGCGGGCGGCGGCCCGGATCTGCATCTACACCAACGACTCCGTGGAGCTCGAAGAGCTGGGAGGTTAGCCCGTCATGGCCGTGTTCACCCCCAGGGAGGTGGTGTCGGAGCTCGACCGGTACATCGTGGGGCAGGACCGCGCCAAGAAGGCGGTGGCCATCGCCCTGCGCAACCGCTGGCGGCGGCGCCAGGTGCCGGACCCGCTCCGGGACGAGATCACCCCCAAGAACATTCTGATGATCGGGCCCACGGGCGTGGGCAAGACCGAGATCGCCCGGCGCCTGGCCCGGCTGGCCGGGGCCCCGTTCGTGAAGGTGGAGGCCAGCAAGTTCACCGAGGTGGGGTACGTGGGCCGCGACGTGGAGAGCATGGTGCGCGACCTCGTGCGGGTGTCCGTGGCCATGGTCCAGGAGGAGGAGCAGGCCCGGGTGGCCGCCCGGGCCGAGGAGCTGGCCGAGGAGAAGATCCTCGACCTGCTGCTGCCGGGCCACACCGGCGACACGGCGACCCGGGAGCGGCTGCGGCAGATGCTCCGGGCCGGGGCCCTGGACGACCGGGTGGTGGAGGTGGAGGTGGCGGCCCAAGGGCCGGCGCCGGCCATGGAGATCTTCACCGGCCAGGGCATGGAGGAGATGGGCATCCAGCTCCAGGACATGCTGGGCAACCTGTTCCCCAAGCGCCACAAGCGAAAGAGCATGAAGGTGCCCGAGGCCCGCGAGGTCCTGAAGGAGCAGGAGGCGGCCCGCCTGGTGGACCAGGAGCGGGTGACCGAGCTGGCCCTGGAGCGGGCCCAGAACGACGGCATCATCTTCATCGACGAGATCGACAAGGTCGCGTCCCGGGAGGGGGGGCGGGGACCGGACGTGTCGCGCGAGGGGGTGCAGCGCGACATCCTGCCCATCGTGGAGGGCTGCACCGTCCACACCAAGTACGGGGTGGTCAAGACCGACCACATCCTGTTCATCGCGGCCGGGGCGTTCCACATGTCGAAGCCCTCGGACCTCATCCCGGAGCTCCAGGGCCGGTTCCCGATCCGGGTGGAGCTGGACGCGCTGGGCCGGGACGACTTCGTCCGGATCCTGACCGAGCCCCAGAACGCCCTGACCCGGCAGTACCAGGCCCTGCTGGCCACCGAGGGGATCGAGCTCAGCTTCGCCCCGGACGGGATCGAGGAGGTGGCCGAGATGGCCGCCCGGGTCAACGAGAAGACCGAGAACATCGGGGCCCGACGGCTCCACACCATCATGGAGAAGGTGCTGGAGGAGCTGAGCTTCACCGCCCCGGACCTGCCGGACCGGGAGGTGGTGGTGGACCGGGAGTACGTGCGCGACCGGCTCCGGGACATCGTGGCCGACACGGACGTGTCGCGGTACATCCTGTGAGTCGGAGGTCGGAATTCAGAGGACAGAAGACAGAAGGCATAGACACGCGTCGTTTCGGCCCGTGGGGGTGCCATGGGGACGGAGCCGAGGGCCCGATCGTTGGGTGTCCCGTGCGTCCAGAGATTAGAATCTTGGGGATCTCGGCCCGTTAGGCGGACGGGCGCTCCAGCAGGCCCCACACCCCTCGAGCGCGTCTGTTTGGCCGCCGGAGCAATAGCTTCCCAGCCTTTTGACTTTCCAGCGGGCCGAAGGCCCCAGACCGGAGACCGATGACCGGAGACCGAAGTTATCGAGAAGAGCTGATCCAAAAGGCCCAGGTGCTCCACGAGGCCCTGCCGTACATCCGGGCCTTCTACGGCAAGGTGGTGGTCATCAAGTACGGCGGCCACGCCATGGTGGACGAGGCGCTCAAGGAGAGCTTCGCCCGGGACGTGGTGCTCCTCAAGTACATCGGGCTCAACCCGGTGGTGGTCCACGGCGGCGGGCCCCAGATCAACCGGATGCTGGAGCGCATGCAGATCCAGAGCACCTTCGTGGACGGCATGCGGGTGACCGACGGAGCCACCATGGACGTGGTGGAGATGGTCCTGGGGGGCAAGGTCAACAAGGAGATCGTGAACCTGATCCAGCTCCACGGCGGCCGGGCCGTGGGCCTCACCGGCAAGGACGGGGGGCTGATCCGGGCGAAGAAGCTCTACATGGAGCGCCGCCGGGGCGACGACCTGCCGCCGGAGATCGTGGACATCGGCGCGGTGGGCGAGGTGGAGGCCATCAACCCCCAGGTGATCGAGGCCCTCGACCGGGGGGGGTTCATCCCGGTGATCGCCCCGGTGGGCACCGGCGCCCAGGGCGAGACCTTCAACATCAACGCCGACCTGGTGGCCGGCCGGATCGCGGGCGCGCTCAAGGCCGAGAAGCTGGTGCTGCTGACCGACGTGGAAGGCATCCTGGACCCAGACGGCCGGCTCATCTCCACCCTGCGGGCGGCCGATGCCCCCGAGCTGATCGAGTCGGGCGTGATCCGGGGCGGCATGATCCCCAAGGTCCGCTGCGCCCTGGACGCCCTGGAGGACGGCGTGGGCAAGGTGCACATCGTGGACGGCCGGGCCCGTCACGCCGTGCTGCTGGAGATCTTCACCCGGGGCGGGGTGGGCACAGAGATCGTGAGGTGACGGATGGGAAACCAAGAGATCATGGATCTGGCCGCAACCTGCCTCATGCCCACCTACGCGCGGTTCCCCGTGGCCCTGGTGCGGGGCCAGGGCATGCGGGTGTGGGATGCGGACGGCCGCCAGTACCTGGACTTCCTGGCCGGGATCGCGGTGTGCAACCTGGGCCACTGCCACCCCCATGTGGTGGAGGCGATCCGGGAGCAGGCCGGCACCCTGCTGCACGTGTCGAACCTGTACCATATCGAGCCCCAGGTGCGGCTGGCCAGGCTGCTGACCGAGGTCACCTTTGCCGACCGGGTGTTCTTTTGCAACAGCGGGGCCGAAGCCAACGAGGGCGCGATCAAGCTGGCCCGCAAGGTCCAGAAGGACCGGGGCGAGCCCGAGCGCACCGAGATCGTGTCGGCCACCATGAGCTTCCATGGCCGGACCCTGGCCACCCTGACGGCCACGGGCCAGGACAAGGTGAAGGTGGGGTTCGACCCCCTGCCCCCGGGCTTCACCTACGTGCCCTACGACGACGTCGAGGCCCTGGAAGAAGCGGTGGGGCCCCGGACCGCGGCCGTGCTCCTGGAGCCGATCCAGGGCGAGGGCGGGGTGCGGGTGCCGTCGGAGGGGTACCTGCGGCGGGCCCGGGAGCTGTGCGACGTGCGCGGGGCGCTTCTCATCCTCGACGAGGTCCAGACCGGGGTGGGACGCACCGGCACGTTCCTGGCCTGCGAGCACGACGGCGTGAAACCGGACATCTGCACCCTGGCCAAGGGCCTGGGCGGGGGAGTGCCCATCGGCGCGGTGCTCGCCACCGAGGCCGTGGCCCGGAGCTTCGGCCCGGGCACCCACGCCTCCACCTTCGGCGGCAACCCCCTGGTGTGCGCGGCCGCGCTCGCCACGGTGCGCACGATCCTCCAGGAAGGCATCCTGGAGCATACCCAGCGGATGGGGACATACCTGTTGGAGCGCCTGACCGAGCTGGCTCGGGGCCGCCCATGCATCTCGGCCGTGAGGGGCCGCGGGCTCCTGATCGGTATCGAGCTGGCCGGCGATCGCAAGGCCAAGGACGTGGTGACCGCCATGATGGATCGGGGGTTCCTGGTGGGGTCGGCCGGTGAGCAGGTGGTCCGGCTCGCCCCACCGCTCATCGTGGAGCCGGAGGAGATCGACGCCCTGCTCTCGGCTCTGGAAGAGGTGGTGTGAGGGGGTGCAAGGTTTTAGGCTTTCCAGCTTTCCGGCTTTCTAGCCTTCCAGCCGCAAGGTATCCGCCATGCCCAAGCACTTCTTGAAGCTCACGGACTTCGGCCGGGACGAGCTCCTCGGCATCCTCGAGCTGGCCCAGGATCTCAAGGCCCGCCAGGCCCGGGGTGAGCCCCACCGCCTGCTGGAGGGCAAGACCCTGGCCATGCTGTTCGAGAAATCGAGCACCCGGACCCGGGTCTCGTTCGAGGTGGGCATGTTCCAACTGGGCGGCCACGCCCTCTTTCTCTCGCCCCGCGACACCCAGATCGGCCGGGGCGAGCCCGTGCGCGACACGGCCCGGGTGCTGTCGCGGTACGTGGACGCGATCATGGTGCGCACCTACGGCCAGGACGTGCTCGAGGAGCTGGCGCGCTGGTCGTCGGTGCCGGTGATCAACGGGCTCACGGACCTCGTGCACCCCTGCCAGGTCATGGCCGACCTCCTGACCGTGCTGGAGCGGAGGGAAAGCCTGGAAGGGCTTCGGGTCGCCTGGATCGGCGACGGGAACAACATGGCCCACTCGTGGATCCACGCGGCCCGGGTGCTGGGGTTCGGCCTGCGGCTGGCCTGCCCCGAGGGGTACGAGCCCGACGGGGCGATTCTGGCCGCGGCCCGGGACGCCGGAGCCGACGTGGAGGTGGGCCGCGACCCCGAGTGGGCCGCGAGGGGCGCCCACGTGGTCACCACGGACGTGTGGGCCTCGATGGGCCAGGAGGAGGAGCAGGAGGCCCGGCGCCGCGCGTTCGCGGGGTACACCGTGGACGCCCGGATCATGGCCGCGGCCGACCCCTCGGCCGTGTTCCTCCACTGCCTGCCCGCCCACCGGGGCGAGGAGGTGACCGACGAGGTCCTGGAGGGGCCCCGGTCCGCGGTGTGGGACGAGGCCGAGAACCGCCTGCACGTGCAAAAGGCGATTCTGGTGCACCTGGTGCGGGAGGAAAACTGACCCCGAAAGGGAGGTGCGGGTACCGCGGGGGAAGAAATCGACGAACGACCTCCGACCTCTCGGCTTTCCAGCATTCTAGCGCCTTCAAGGGAGTGAACAACCATGGCAAAGGGCAGCGTGAAGAAGGTGGTTCTGGCGTACTCCGGAGGCCTCGACACCTCGGTGATCCTGAGGTGGCTCGTGGAGACCTACGGGTGCGAGGTGATCGCGTTCTCGGCCGACCTGGGCCAGGCCGAGGAGCTCGAGGGGCTCGACGAGAAGGCCCGGCGCACCGGCGCGTCCAAGGTGTACATCGAAGACCTACGGGAGGAGTTCGTCCGGGACTTCGTGTTCCCCATGTTCCGGGCCGCGGCCGTGTACGAGGGCTCGTACCTCCTGGGCACCTCGATCGCCCGGCCCCTGATCGCCAAGCGCATGGTGGAGATCGCCGAGGCCGAGGGCGCCGACGCCGTGGCCCACGGCGCCACGGGCAAGGGCAACGACCAGGTCCGGTTCGAGCTCACGGCCTACGCCCTCAAGCCCGACATCCGGGTGATCGCCCCGTGGCGCGAGTGGGACCTGAACTCCCGGGAGAAGCTCATCGACTACGCCGAGCGCCACGGCATCCCGGTGCCGGTCACCAAGGCCAAGCCCTACTCCAGCGACCGGAACCTGCTGCACATCTCGTTCGAGGGCGGCATCCTCGAGGACCCCTGGCGGGAGCCGGACGAGGACATGTTCGTCCTGTCGGTGAGCCCGGAGAAGGCCCCGGACGAGCCCGAGTACGTGGAGGTGGAGTTCGAGGCCGGGGATCCCGTGGCCGTGAACGGCGAGCGGCTGTCGCCGGCGGCGCTCCTCCAGCGCCTAAACGAGATCGGAGGCCGGCACGGCGTGGGCCGGATCGACATCGTGGAGAACCGGTTCGTGGGCATGAAGAGCCGGGGGGTGTACGAGACCCCCGGCGGCACCATCTGGCGGGCGGCCCATCGGGCCGTGGAGAGCCTGACCCTGGACCGGGAGGTCATGCACCTGCGGGACTCGCTGGTGCCCAAGTACGCCGAGCTCGTGTACAACGGGTTCTGGTACGCGCCCGAGCGGGAGACCCTGCAGGCGTTCATGGACGAGGCCCAGAGGAACGTCACCGGCACCGCCCGGCTGAAGCTCTACAAGGGCAACTGCACCGTGGTGGGGCGCCAAAGCCCCCACAGCCTCTACGACCCCGAGACGGCCACGTTCGAGGAGGACACGGTGTACGACCAGGCCGACGCCACCGGCTTCATCAAGCTCAACGCCCTGCGGCTGAGGACATTGAAACGGCTCATGGGGTGAGCAAAGGCCCTCCGGCGGTGCCCTCAAAGGGCGCTGTGGGATTGCCCCAGAGGGGTGAAGCCGGGGCCTCCTCCTCCGCTGAACACCCTCGCAGGGGCCGCCACGGTTCGGTCCGCTGCGACGCGTGATAGCACGCGCCGCGGCCGCTCCCTTGCACCGGGCGGCCCTTGCTGCTTGGGCGTCGCGCTCCGTCGGAGACCCCGGCTTCACCTAAGTGATCCGTACTTTTCTTTCGAGGCATAAGGAAACGAGTCGCTCGGGTCTCGCGGGCGAAACCGACGGTACGACCGCCTAATGTCCGGCGCGCCCTAGGGGCCCTGTTCGACCGTAGGCCGGAGACCGACGACCGAACCGACAAGGAAGATTCCTCATGGCCGAAAAACCCTGGGGCGGACGGTTTCGCGAAGAGACCCTGAGGATCGTCGAGCGGTTCACCGCGTCGATCGGGTTCGACCGGCGGATGTACCGCCAGGACATCCGGGGGTCCATCGCCCACGCCCGCATGCTGGCCTCGGTGGGCATCCTGACCGAGGAGGAGGCCGACACCCTGGTCCGGGGCCTGGAGCAGGTGCTCGCCGAGATCGAGCGGGGCGAGCTGGAGCTCACCGAGAGCCTCGAGGACATCCACATGAACGTGGAGCACCGGCTCACCCAGATCGTGGGGCCGGTGGGCGGCAAGCTCCACACGGCCCGCAGCCGCAACGACCAGGTGGCCCTGGACCTGCGGCTGTACCTGGCGGACGAGGTGCCCGAGATCCTGGACCTGCTCCGGGGCCTGGGCGAGGTGCTGCTGGAGCGGGCCGAGGCCGAGGCCGACCTGCTCGTGCCCGGCTACACCCACCTCCAGCGGGCCCAGCCCGTGACCTTCGGCCACCACTGGCTCGCCTACTTCGAGATGTTCCTCCGGGACATGGAGCGGTACCGGGACGCCCTCGGGCGGATCCGGCGCTCGCCCCTGGGGGCGGGCGCGCTCGCCGGGTCGCCCTACCCCCTGGACCGGGAGCGGGTGGCCCGGGACCTGGGGCTCGAGGGGGTGTGCCGGAACAGCCTCGACGCCGTGTCCGACCGGGACTTCGCCCTGGAGTTCCTGTTCGCCGGCTCGGTGGTGATGATGCACCTGTCCCGGCTGTCGGAGGAGCTGGTGCTGTGGTCGAGCCAGGAGTTCGGGTTCATCGAGCTCTCCGACGGGTTCTGCACCGGCTCCTCCATCATGCCCCAGAAGAAGAACCCGGACGTGCCCGAGCTCCTGCGGGGCAAGACCGGGCGGGCCTACGGCAACCTGATCTCGCTCCTGACGACGCTCAAGGCCCTTCCGCTCGCCTACAACAAGGACATGCAGGAGGACAAGGAGCCGGTGTTCGACACCCTCGACACGGTGAAGGGGAGCCTCGCGATCACCGTGGAGATGCTCCGGAACCTCAAGGTGCGGCCCGACCGGGCCCGGGCCGCGCTGAAGGCCGGGTTCCTGCTGGCTACCGAGCTGGCGGACTACCTGGCGGCCAAGGGCGTGCCGTTCCGCCAGGCCCACGAGGCGGCCGGCCGGCTGGTGGCCCTGGCCGAGGCCCGGGGCTGCGGGCTCGAGGACCTGGACCTGGAGACCCTGCGGTCGGTGTCGCCGCTGTTCGAGGAGGACGTGTTCCAGGTGCTCGACCCCGAGGCGAGCGTGGCCCGACGCACGGTGCTGGGCGGCCCGGCGCCCGACAACGTGCGCCGCGAGGCCCGGCTGGGGTGGGAGCGGCTCGATGCGATCTGGCCCCGGCGGGACTGACCTTGCACAACCCGCCCCTTGGACCCTGCCATCAGCCTGGCGGGCGAATGGGTCCGCCGACGCGCGCCTCCCTATTATTCCGGCGGGTAAACAGGCGTTATCGCCCCCTGACCGGGGGGCGAGGGGCTTGGTGGAGCGCCGGGCGTGGCTCCGACAGTCGCTGCCCCCGGCACTCAGCCGATACCCGCTCCGCCGGTGACCCGAAAGGCATTGCCAACGTTCGCGTTCCTGGCGTTCGTGGGGCACTCGGGCTGAGTGCCGGGGGCAGCGTGAGTCGGATGCTGCACTCACGCATGGCCGGAACCAAGCCCCTCGCCCTCGTCGCCGATGAGTGCACCTATTTTGTCGCCGGGGTAACAGCGCCGCGCAGCACCTTTGGCGATCGGATCTTGAAAGGCCTCGGATTTCATCGAGTTGCCATGAAACCGCTCTCCTGTCTCGTGCCTGCGCGGCGAATCTCGACGCCCGGCTTCGCGCCCGGCCGGAGGTAGGTCCCTTGTCCCGCCCGCCGAGGCACCGTGCCTATTTTGCCGCCGGATTGATGATTGCGGGACTGATCATCGTCGCCGCTGCCTTGGGCTGCGGCCGCCGGGGCGATCCGGTGCCGTCGAGCCGCAGGCTGCCAGCCGCCCCCCCCGGCGTGCGCCTGTCGGCGCCCGCCGGGGTGCTCCGGGTCTCCTGGGACCGGCCCCGCCGCGACGCGGTGGGACGGCCCCTGTCGGGCGTGGGCGGGTACCTGGTGCTCCGGGCTGCCTGGCCGCCGGGCCAGGACGCCTGCGCCGGCTGCCCCGAGGACGCCAGGGTCGTGGCCCGGGTCGACCCGTTGGCCCGCCGGGCCCGGGGGCTCCCGACCGAGGCCTGGGAGGACCCAGACACCCGGGCCGGGTGGACCTACCGGTACCGGGTGCGGGCCCTGGACCCCGAGGGCCGGCCCGGCGCGGTGTCCGGCCCGGCCGACATCACCTGGGTTCCGCTGGCCCCCCCCGCCGCGGAGACCCGGCCCGGTGACGGCAGGGTGCTCGTGCGGCTCACGCCCGCTCCCTGGCCCGAGGGGATCGAACCCCTGGAGCTCAGGGTGTACGACCGAGCCGGCCGCCTCCTGGCCCGGGCGCCGGCCTCCGGGGCCGGGGTGACGGTGGAGGGGCTCGAGAACGGAACCGCGTACCCGGCCGAGGCCCGGGTGGCCGGCCGCACGGGCGAGGGGTGGGAGGTGGAGAGCCCGGGCACGCCGGTGACCCTGGCCCCGGTGGACACGACCCCGCCGGTGGTCCCGGCCACGGTGACCGCGTTCGCCGAGGACCGGGGGGTGCTCCTGGCGTGGGTTCCGGAGGGCCCAGAGCCCTACGCCCGGGTGTGGGTGTTCCGCCGGGCCCCGGGGGAGGAGCCCCGCCAGATCGCCGAGCTCCCGGGAAGCCGGCTGCGGTTTCGGGACGTCTCGGCCGTGCCGGGAACCCTTTACACCTATTGGATCGTGGTGGAGGATGCGGCAGGCAACCGGAGCCTCCCCTCCCGGGAGGTCGTCGTGCGGGTGAGGGAACCATGAAGACCGCCATCATCGGCGCCGGGGCCATGGGCTGCCTGTTCGGGGCGCACCTGGCCCGGGCCGGCGTGGACGTGACCCTGATCGACATCGACGCGGACGAGGTGGCCACCCTGCGCGCCCGGGGGGTGCGGCTGCACCAGGACGGCCGGGTCTCCGACGTGGCCGTGGCCGCCCTCACCGACCCTGCCGAGGCCGGCCCGGCCGACCTGGTGATCGTATTCGTGAAGGCCCACCAGACCCGGTCGGTGCTGCCGGGGCTGCCCCCCCTGCTGGGCCCGGAGACCCGGGTGCTGACCCTGCAGAACGGCCTGGGAGCGGCCGACGTGCTCGCCGAGGCCGTGCCCCCGGACCGGCTCTTGGTGGGGGTCACGGCCCAGGGCGCCACCCAGCTGGGCCGCGGCGAGGTCCGCCACGGCGGCCGGGGGGAGACGCTGCTCGGGCCCTACCGCCCGGGCCCGGACCGGTTCGCCCAGCGGGCGGCCGCCATGCTCACGGGCGCCGGGCTTCCGGCACGGGCCGTGGCCGACCCGTGGCCCCCGGTGTGGAAGAAGCTGGCCGTGAACTGCGCCATCAACCCGGTCACGGCGCTCACCGGCATCCGCAACGGGCCGGTGGCCGCGTGGGACCCGGCCCGGGAGCT
This is a stretch of genomic DNA from Deferrisoma camini S3R1. It encodes these proteins:
- a CDS encoding acetylornithine transaminase; its protein translation is MGNQEIMDLAATCLMPTYARFPVALVRGQGMRVWDADGRQYLDFLAGIAVCNLGHCHPHVVEAIREQAGTLLHVSNLYHIEPQVRLARLLTEVTFADRVFFCNSGAEANEGAIKLARKVQKDRGEPERTEIVSATMSFHGRTLATLTATGQDKVKVGFDPLPPGFTYVPYDDVEALEEAVGPRTAAVLLEPIQGEGGVRVPSEGYLRRARELCDVRGALLILDEVQTGVGRTGTFLACEHDGVKPDICTLAKGLGGGVPIGAVLATEAVARSFGPGTHASTFGGNPLVCAAALATVRTILQEGILEHTQRMGTYLLERLTELARGRPCISAVRGRGLLIGIELAGDRKAKDVVTAMMDRGFLVGSAGEQVVRLAPPLIVEPEEIDALLSALEEVV
- the argF gene encoding ornithine carbamoyltransferase, producing the protein MPKHFLKLTDFGRDELLGILELAQDLKARQARGEPHRLLEGKTLAMLFEKSSTRTRVSFEVGMFQLGGHALFLSPRDTQIGRGEPVRDTARVLSRYVDAIMVRTYGQDVLEELARWSSVPVINGLTDLVHPCQVMADLLTVLERRESLEGLRVAWIGDGNNMAHSWIHAARVLGFGLRLACPEGYEPDGAILAAARDAGADVEVGRDPEWAARGAHVVTTDVWASMGQEEEQEARRRAFAGYTVDARIMAAADPSAVFLHCLPAHRGEEVTDEVLEGPRSAVWDEAENRLHVQKAILVHLVREEN
- a CDS encoding argininosuccinate synthase — translated: MAKGSVKKVVLAYSGGLDTSVILRWLVETYGCEVIAFSADLGQAEELEGLDEKARRTGASKVYIEDLREEFVRDFVFPMFRAAAVYEGSYLLGTSIARPLIAKRMVEIAEAEGADAVAHGATGKGNDQVRFELTAYALKPDIRVIAPWREWDLNSREKLIDYAERHGIPVPVTKAKPYSSDRNLLHISFEGGILEDPWREPDEDMFVLSVSPEKAPDEPEYVEVEFEAGDPVAVNGERLSPAALLQRLNEIGGRHGVGRIDIVENRFVGMKSRGVYETPGGTIWRAAHRAVESLTLDREVMHLRDSLVPKYAELVYNGFWYAPERETLQAFMDEAQRNVTGTARLKLYKGNCTVVGRQSPHSLYDPETATFEEDTVYDQADATGFIKLNALRLRTLKRLMG
- the argH gene encoding argininosuccinate lyase; the protein is MAEKPWGGRFREETLRIVERFTASIGFDRRMYRQDIRGSIAHARMLASVGILTEEEADTLVRGLEQVLAEIERGELELTESLEDIHMNVEHRLTQIVGPVGGKLHTARSRNDQVALDLRLYLADEVPEILDLLRGLGEVLLERAEAEADLLVPGYTHLQRAQPVTFGHHWLAYFEMFLRDMERYRDALGRIRRSPLGAGALAGSPYPLDRERVARDLGLEGVCRNSLDAVSDRDFALEFLFAGSVVMMHLSRLSEELVLWSSQEFGFIELSDGFCTGSSIMPQKKNPDVPELLRGKTGRAYGNLISLLTTLKALPLAYNKDMQEDKEPVFDTLDTVKGSLAITVEMLRNLKVRPDRARAALKAGFLLATELADYLAAKGVPFRQAHEAAGRLVALAEARGCGLEDLDLETLRSVSPLFEEDVFQVLDPEASVARRTVLGGPAPDNVRREARLGWERLDAIWPRRD
- a CDS encoding fibronectin type III domain-containing protein, with amino-acid sequence MIAGLIIVAAALGCGRRGDPVPSSRRLPAAPPGVRLSAPAGVLRVSWDRPRRDAVGRPLSGVGGYLVLRAAWPPGQDACAGCPEDARVVARVDPLARRARGLPTEAWEDPDTRAGWTYRYRVRALDPEGRPGAVSGPADITWVPLAPPAAETRPGDGRVLVRLTPAPWPEGIEPLELRVYDRAGRLLARAPASGAGVTVEGLENGTAYPAEARVAGRTGEGWEVESPGTPVTLAPVDTTPPVVPATVTAFAEDRGVLLAWVPEGPEPYARVWVFRRAPGEEPRQIAELPGSRLRFRDVSAVPGTLYTYWIVVEDAAGNRSLPSREVVVRVREP
- a CDS encoding ketopantoate reductase family protein, whose product is MKTAIIGAGAMGCLFGAHLARAGVDVTLIDIDADEVATLRARGVRLHQDGRVSDVAVAALTDPAEAGPADLVIVFVKAHQTRSVLPGLPPLLGPETRVLTLQNGLGAADVLAEAVPPDRLLVGVTAQGATQLGRGEVRHGGRGETLLGPYRPGPDRFAQRAAAMLTGAGLPARAVADPWPPVWKKLAVNCAINPVTALTGIRNGPVAAWDPARELAADAAREAAAVARAEGVDLGDPEDLVGFVTAVARATAENRSSMGQDVDRRAPTEIEFICGAVVRRGEARGVPTPVNRTLWRLIRTLELGYRTAAPIPEDAHGQVHDS